The genomic stretch GTCGAGAAATTACTAATGAATCAGAAATTAGTAGAGTAGTATTACTGGAATAAAAATAACTTCATAAAATCTTTTGAGCATCATTAGCTATTTTAATTCCAATATCATAAGCATTTTTTAAATCTTTAGGAAATTGCGTTTTTCTAACTTCAGCTTTATGCTCTTCGGAAAATATACTTGATACATATTTTGAATAATCACTAAATTGATAAGTATCACATGAATACATTCTATAAGGTTTTGTAAAAATCATTTCTAAAGGCCATTCTGTTCTATCAAATAACAAATCATAACCCACGTTTTCAATATTATCTTCAGTGGCATTCATAGTATAAATAAATGCTAAAGGCATTCTTTTTGGAGCTAAAGATTCTCCTTTACCATCATAAACTAAAAATGGAAAAATAAATCTTTCTAAAAAACACCTCATAACTCCAGTAACATCCCCAAAATAAATTGGAGAACCTAACACAATTCCATCTGCTTCAATTATTTTATTTAAAATTGGTTTAAAATCATCTTTATAAACACATTTTCCATAATGACGTCCATTAACCCTTTTACAAGCAAAACAACTTTTACACCCATTAAATGGAATATCATATAAATTTATGTATTCACACTCTGCATCTTGAAGGACACTTTTAATAGCCTCTAAAGATCTATTAAGAAGTTGTGCGGTATTGCCCTCTTCACGTTTACTCCCATTAATTGCATAAAACTTCATAAAACCCACAATTTATTTTAAACTATCACATAATTCAACAGCTTTTTTAGCAGCTTTTTCCATTGAAACCTCATATGGAATTCCAGCTTCCTCTAAAAGTTTTTGACCTTCTTCTTCATTAGTTCCAGTTAACCTAATAACAATGCCAACTTTTCGCTCATTATCATCTAAAGCTTTAATTACTCCACGTGCAACATCATCTGCTTTAGTAATCCCACCTAACACATTTAAAAATACAACTTTAACCGGATCATAATTTAATACAATGTTTAAAGCTTGGTTAATAATTTGGTCTGATGCTCCACCACCAATATCTAAAAATGTTGCAGGTTTACCACCATTAAGCTTAATCATGTCCATTGCAGTTAAAGTTAAACCAGCACCATTACCAATAACAGCAATATCTCCATCTAATTTAACAAAGTCAACAGCTTTTTTCTTATAATGTAATAAGTTAACTAAATCTTGATGTCTATATAATGAATCATTATCAATGACTAATTTGGCATCAGCAGCAATTAATCCATCAGAAGTTAAAACCAATGGATTAATCTCAGCAGTATCTGCATCATACTTGACAAATACATTGTAGAGTTTCCAAATTACATCACCCATAGCTGAAATTAAACTAGATTCGACACCCATTTTACGAGCTATTTCACGAGCTTCATAAGGTAAAAATTCAATTAAAGGATTAGGATAATATCTAATTATTTTTTCAGGGTTGGTTTTAGCTAAGTTTTCAATTTCAATACCCCCTTCAGAACTTGCCATGATAACGGGTCTTCTTTTAGCTCTATCAATTGAAACACTTATGAAAAATTCATTAATAATATCTGCGCGTTCTTCAATTAAAATATGTTTTACTTTTTCGCCTTTTATTTCTAACTTTAAAACATCATCTGCAACTTTAAAAGCTTCACCTGGATTTTTTGCAAATTTAACTCCACCTGCTTTGCCTCTACCTCCAGTTAAAACTTGTGCTTTAATAGCTACTGGAACACCCATTTCAGAAGAAATTTCCATAGCTTCCTCTGGAGAATAAGCAACATGTCCCTCAAGAATATTAATTCCTTCTTGATTAAAAACTTGTTTTGCAATACTTTCAAAAAATTTCATGTTAACACCTTAAATTAGATTATATCCTGCTTCAAATGCAGCAGTGTTTTTATCTTCAGTTCCCTTTGGAACACTATCTAACACAGAATCAATAGCTGCTTTTTTTGATATAACCTCAGTAATTTTTGTAATAGCACCAACCATAACAATATTAGCTACAATTTTAAGACCAATTTCATCTATTGCAGTTTTAGTAGCTGGAGCTTCATAAACTTTAATATTACGATTATCAATGAATTCTTTAACATCATTAACATCAGTTGTAGTTGGATCAACAATCAAAATCCCTTCATCTTTTAAATCAACTATATATTTAATTAAAGCTTCATTAGACATAGCGATTAAAATATCTGGACTTTGAACTTTAGGATATTCAATAGCTTTATCACTAATAATAACTTCACACTTAGAAGCTCCTCCACGAGCTTCAGGACCATAAGATTGAGTTTGAATACTTTCTTTATTGTCAAAAATTGATGCTGCTTTAGCTAAAATAATACCTGCAAGAATGATTCCTTGACCTCCAAAACCACAGATTCTTATTTCTTTTCTCATATTATTCACCTAAAATTCATCTTTATATGCAGAATTAATTATGGTTCTGCTTCCAGATTGTTCTATACTTAATTTATCAATATTATTTGTGAATTCATCTTTTTCTTTTTTAGCAAATTCACCAATAACAATTTTACCTTCTAAATCTTTTTCTCTCATCCTATCAGCAGCTGCTTTAAATACAGTATTTGCTTTTGAAATAGCTGCCATAGCAGTTGGTGTTCTAAGCTTATTTTTACGACCATAATAAGTAGGACATAAAGTTACAACTTCAACAAATGAAAAACCTGGATTTTTTAAAGCATCTTTAATTGAAGTAATTAAATTTTCAATTTGAACAGTAGTCCACCTTGCAGAATAAGTTGCACCGGCAGCTGCAACAAGTTCTGCTAATTTAAATGGTGAATCTTTATTTCCATAAGGAGCAGTAGTTCCAAGACTACCTTTAGGAGAAGTAGGACTAATTTGACCACCAGTCATGCCATAAATATTATTATTAATGCAAATAACAGTTAAATTAATGTTTCTTCTAGCTGCATGAATCAAATGATTACCACCAATTGATGCTGCATCACCATCCCCAGTAAAAACTACAACATCCAAATCTTTATTAGCTACCTTTAAACCAGTTGCAAAACTTAATGCTCTTCCATGAGTTGTGTGAAGAGAATCACAATTCATATAACCTGGAATTCTTGAAGAACAACCAATACCTGAAACCATAGCTACATTTTCAAAATCCATTTCAGCTTTTTCCATACCTTTAATAAAAGCATTCATAATTGTACCATTTCCACAACCTGGACAGAAAATATGAGGGAGCCTATCTTTCCTCATGTAAGAAGTAAATTTATTTTTAATTTCTTCTTCAGACATCTAATTTCCTCCTATTTTATTGATTTCAGATATTATTTCATCAGGAGTTGGTAATAATCCACCAATTACACCCATTAAATGAACATTAGCTTGTTTTTTAACTACACGATCAATTTCATAATACATTTGACCTAAATTCAATTCTACAACAAGAACATCTTTTGCATTAGCTGTTAGTTTTTTAATTTCTTCATCAGGAAACGGCCATGGTGTATCAATTTTAACATAACCCACTTTTTTACCAGCTTCTCTTAATTTTGATACTGATTCCATTACAGATCTAACCGGAGAACCATAAGAAACTATAACGATATCTGCATCTTCACAGTCTTTAGACTGAACAGAACAAATTTTATCCTTATTATTTAAAATTTTATCACATAATCTCTGAACAAGTTTTCTGTGAGTTTCAGGAGTGTTTGTATCTGGATAACCTTTCTCATCATGAGTTAAACCTGTTACATGAATATTAAATCCATCACCAAATGTTGGCATTGGAGTTGTTCCATTTTCAATGTTTTCAAAAGGTAAATAATCTTTATTTTCTGGCCTTTTTCTTGGGACAATTTCAATATCATCACTCACAACAATTTTTTCCCTCATATGCCCTACAACTTCATCAGCCATTACAAATACTGGAATTCTGAATTGTTCAGCCAAGTTAAATGCATTGATTGTAAAATCAAAGAATTCTTGAACACTTGATGGTGCAAGTACAATTGGTTCATAATCACCATGTGATCCCCAGCGAGCTTGCATCATGTCTGCTTGAGAAGTCATGGTTGGTTGAGCTGTAGATGGAGAACCCCTTTGAACATCTATAATTACAATAGGAGTTTCAGTCATAAATGCATAACCAATATTCTCTTGCATTAATGATAGTCCCGGTCCAGAGGTCGCAGTCATTGATTTAGCTCCACCCCAAGACCCACCAATAATAGCACCTGCAGAACCTATTTCATCCTCCATTTGGACAAAAGAACCTCCTACTTTTGGAAGTTCACGAGCTAAAGTCTCTGCAACTTCAGTAGAAGGAGTAATGGGATATCCTGCAAAAAATCTACAACCGGCAATAATTGCTCCTTTAGCACATGCCTCATTTCCTTGAATAAAAAACTCTTCAGACATTATAACACCTATTTTCTCCCTTTTGAAAATTTAGGATTGAAAGTATTATCTTTTTTCCCAACCCACCAATTTTTATTAACATTGACCGTGATTGCTTGATCTGGACAAACCACCTCACAAACTCCACAGTTAGTGCATCGCTCTCCAAAATTAACATAAGGTAATTGAATTCCTTTTTTGTTAGTTTCAGGAGATATAGCATAAACATTTTGATAGCACATAAACAAACAAAGGTGACAACCTTTGCATAACTCTTCATCGATAATAATCATTTAAATCTCCTAACATATACCAATCATAAATTAATATAAAGCAAATTTATATTTATTATTAAACATTTAAATATCTTATTATAAATCATGATAAATTAAAAAAAAATAGGATAACATGAAAAAAATAATAACCCCCATTAAAGATAAAGACCTTCTAAAACTTAATGTTGGAGACCAAATTAGTATCTCTGGAATTATATACACTGGTCGTGATGCAGCATTACCACAACTAGTTAAATTAATAAAAAACAATTCACTTGATTTTAATCTCAAAGGTGCAGCTATAATGCATACTGCTGTTAGTGATGCCGGAGTTGCCCCAACAACAAGTAATAAAGAAGAAATTGAATCTACAATCCCATTTTTAAGTGAAAATGGAGTTAAAATTCACATTGGAAAAGGAAAGTTAAGTGAAAATACAGTAAAATCTTTAGAAAAAAACAATTCAATATTTATAATAACACCTCCTGTTGCAGCATTATTAAACAGTAAAGTACTTAAAAAAGAATGTGTTGCATTTGAAAAAGAAGGCATTGAAGCCATGTATAAATTAAAAGTGGAAAATATTCCTGGAATAGTAGCTATTCACAAAGGAAAAAGTATTTAAGAAGAAGAATTATTCTTCCTCTTCATCTTCTTCGTTTTCTTGAGCTTCTTCAAACTCATCAATGAAATTAACCTTTGTAATCTCTTCAATATTTTCCCATATGTCTTTAGCTATTTTAAATCTAGCAAAAGTAATATCCATATAAGATTTTTGATCGAATTTAGCCATTTCGTCTAATTTTATGTTTACAACATCATCTTCAATATTAATTTGAGTTTTATCTAAATCAACATTAGGATTTGAGTAGTGTAACTCAATCATGCTTTTAATTTTTTCTTCAACATCATCAATGATTTCAGTTACTTCAACATCATAAATTAAGTCTTTTCCAGCTAATTCGTGGTTGAAATCTACTTTTACTCTTCCACCATTAACAGTTAAAATTTTACCAGTAGACCCATTAGAAGAAATTTTCATTCCTGGAACTGGATTCATACCTTGTTTTTTAAATTCTTTCATAGGTACAAGTTGGACTAATTTAGAGTCACGAGGACCAAAAGCATCAGCAGCTTCAACTTCAACATGTTTAGTGTCACCAGCTTCTAATCCTTTAATAGATTCTTCAATAGCAGGTAATAAATGATTTCCCCCTACAACAATTGGAATTGGTTTGTAAGTTTTATTTTCTTCAAAAATTCCAGCTTCTTGAGCAATTTCATCATAAGTAGTATCAAACACATCATCAGTTTCTTTAACTTTTCCAGTAAAATTTACTCTAACAAAATCTCCATCATTAATTGCCATAAATAATTACGCTCCTTAATTTTGATAAAAAATATATATTAATAATATAACAAACAATATTTCTATAGTAGATTACATATAAATGTTTGTTTTAGTACTTTGCAATTGCTCTTACCTAAACAATTTTAATAATTTAAAACAAAATAAAGTCATGCAGAGAAAAGGAGTTGTCAACCTACCATTACACACAGGTCATCCACCAAAATGGTTATTTACACGAATGGTTGACCTATCGAAAGCAATAGCTTCAGTTATAATTGAGGAATATAGCTTAAATGAATTCATAAATAGACTATCTAATCCATTTTGGTTTCAAGCTTTTTCTTGTGTTTTAGGATTTGACTGGCATTCCTCTGGAACAACCACCACAACATTAGGAGCTCTAAAAATTTCATTAAGTCCTGAAGAACATGGAATATACCTAAGTGGTGGAAAAGGTGCTAAATCTAGAAAAACACCAGAAGGTATAAAACATGCAGGAGAAATGTTTAACTTAAAAACAAAAACTACAGAAAAATTAATAAAAACTAGTAAATTATCAGCAAAAATAGATAATTCATGTATACAGGATGGATTCATATTATACCAACACAATTTCTTTATAACAGAAACCGGAAATTGGGCAGTAATTCAACAAGGGCTAAATACAGAAAATAAATATGCTAGAAGATATCATTGGATGGGTGAAAATGTTGATAAATTATTAGAAAATCCCCACAGTGGAATTTCCTGTGATTTAAAAAATCCACATACATTAAACATGACTGATAAAGAAAGTAAAGAAGCTCAAAAGATTAGTGTTGATTTGATTAATGATAATCCTAATCATTTAAGACAATATTTCAAAAGAAAAAATAATCAAATGCTTTTAGAGGATTTTATAATGCCAGAACATCATCCTATTTTAGATACGGATTTAAGTGATGAAGAATTTGAAGTTTTAAAAAAAGCATATGAAATTCAAGTAGAAAACTATGAAGAATTAATTTTACTTAAAGGAATTGGTCCTAAAAAAATAAGAGCACTAGCTTTAATTTCAGATTTAGTATATGGTGAACCAGCTAGTTGGAGAGATCCTGTAAAATATAGTTTTACACATGGAGGAAAAGA from Methanobrevibacter oralis encodes the following:
- a CDS encoding flavodoxin family protein, with protein sequence MKFYAINGSKREEGNTAQLLNRSLEAIKSVLQDAECEYINLYDIPFNGCKSCFACKRVNGRHYGKCVYKDDFKPILNKIIEADGIVLGSPIYFGDVTGVMRCFLERFIFPFLVYDGKGESLAPKRMPLAFIYTMNATEDNIENVGYDLLFDRTEWPLEMIFTKPYRMYSCDTYQFSDYSKYVSSIFSEEHKAEVRKTQFPKDLKNAYDIGIKIANDAQKIL
- the sucC gene encoding ADP-forming succinate--CoA ligase subunit beta; translated protein: MKFFESIAKQVFNQEGINILEGHVAYSPEEAMEISSEMGVPVAIKAQVLTGGRGKAGGVKFAKNPGEAFKVADDVLKLEIKGEKVKHILIEERADIINEFFISVSIDRAKRRPVIMASSEGGIEIENLAKTNPEKIIRYYPNPLIEFLPYEAREIARKMGVESSLISAMGDVIWKLYNVFVKYDADTAEINPLVLTSDGLIAADAKLVIDNDSLYRHQDLVNLLHYKKKAVDFVKLDGDIAVIGNGAGLTLTAMDMIKLNGGKPATFLDIGGGASDQIINQALNIVLNYDPVKVVFLNVLGGITKADDVARGVIKALDDNERKVGIVIRLTGTNEEEGQKLLEEAGIPYEVSMEKAAKKAVELCDSLK
- a CDS encoding 2-oxoacid:ferredoxin oxidoreductase subunit gamma, which encodes MRKEIRICGFGGQGIILAGIILAKAASIFDNKESIQTQSYGPEARGGASKCEVIISDKAIEYPKVQSPDILIAMSNEALIKYIVDLKDEGILIVDPTTTDVNDVKEFIDNRNIKVYEAPATKTAIDEIGLKIVANIVMVGAITKITEVISKKAAIDSVLDSVPKGTEDKNTAAFEAGYNLI
- a CDS encoding 2-oxoacid:ferredoxin oxidoreductase subunit beta, which translates into the protein MSEEEIKNKFTSYMRKDRLPHIFCPGCGNGTIMNAFIKGMEKAEMDFENVAMVSGIGCSSRIPGYMNCDSLHTTHGRALSFATGLKVANKDLDVVVFTGDGDAASIGGNHLIHAARRNINLTVICINNNIYGMTGGQISPTSPKGSLGTTAPYGNKDSPFKLAELVAAAGATYSARWTTVQIENLITSIKDALKNPGFSFVEVVTLCPTYYGRKNKLRTPTAMAAISKANTVFKAAADRMREKDLEGKIVIGEFAKKEKDEFTNNIDKLSIEQSGSRTIINSAYKDEF
- a CDS encoding 2-oxoacid:acceptor oxidoreductase subunit alpha, yielding MSEEFFIQGNEACAKGAIIAGCRFFAGYPITPSTEVAETLARELPKVGGSFVQMEDEIGSAGAIIGGSWGGAKSMTATSGPGLSLMQENIGYAFMTETPIVIIDVQRGSPSTAQPTMTSQADMMQARWGSHGDYEPIVLAPSSVQEFFDFTINAFNLAEQFRIPVFVMADEVVGHMREKIVVSDDIEIVPRKRPENKDYLPFENIENGTTPMPTFGDGFNIHVTGLTHDEKGYPDTNTPETHRKLVQRLCDKILNNKDKICSVQSKDCEDADIVIVSYGSPVRSVMESVSKLREAGKKVGYVKIDTPWPFPDEEIKKLTANAKDVLVVELNLGQMYYEIDRVVKKQANVHLMGVIGGLLPTPDEIISEINKIGGN
- a CDS encoding fumarate hydratase C-terminal domain-containing protein — encoded protein: MKKIITPIKDKDLLKLNVGDQISISGIIYTGRDAALPQLVKLIKNNSLDFNLKGAAIMHTAVSDAGVAPTTSNKEEIESTIPFLSENGVKIHIGKGKLSENTVKSLEKNNSIFIITPPVAALLNSKVLKKECVAFEKEGIEAMYKLKVENIPGIVAIHKGKSI
- a CDS encoding peptidylprolyl isomerase, translated to MAINDGDFVRVNFTGKVKETDDVFDTTYDEIAQEAGIFEENKTYKPIPIVVGGNHLLPAIEESIKGLEAGDTKHVEVEAADAFGPRDSKLVQLVPMKEFKKQGMNPVPGMKISSNGSTGKILTVNGGRVKVDFNHELAGKDLIYDVEVTEIIDDVEEKIKSMIELHYSNPNVDLDKTQINIEDDVVNIKLDEMAKFDQKSYMDITFARFKIAKDIWENIEEITKVNFIDEFEEAQENEEDEEEE
- a CDS encoding DUF763 domain-containing protein; amino-acid sequence: MQRKGVVNLPLHTGHPPKWLFTRMVDLSKAIASVIIEEYSLNEFINRLSNPFWFQAFSCVLGFDWHSSGTTTTTLGALKISLSPEEHGIYLSGGKGAKSRKTPEGIKHAGEMFNLKTKTTEKLIKTSKLSAKIDNSCIQDGFILYQHNFFITETGNWAVIQQGLNTENKYARRYHWMGENVDKLLENPHSGISCDLKNPHTLNMTDKESKEAQKISVDLINDNPNHLRQYFKRKNNQMLLEDFIMPEHHPILDTDLSDEEFEVLKKAYEIQVENYEELILLKGIGPKKIRALALISDLVYGEPASWRDPVKYSFTHGGKDGFPYPVDREVYDNSISTMKDAIEQAKIKKDDKLKAIKRLDDFIS